One segment of Alnus glutinosa chromosome 2, dhAlnGlut1.1, whole genome shotgun sequence DNA contains the following:
- the LOC133859373 gene encoding uncharacterized protein LOC133859373 — MRNFQAALEDCNLLDLGFTGPTFTWTNGRSGRELSLERLDRAVANPEWCQLFDAVDVQVLPRCFSDHNPLLVSISNSQHVKWRKSRQFRFEASWVAHKEHKPLIKQVWRVKAPVRDKWRRIISKLEGCRKSLQHWARKQGDQVEGKIQEKLKNLQALQQFSEPSRAEEEKVLKDELNILLEEEDLKWRQRSKENWLRNGDRNTKYFHACASQRNRRNQIQ, encoded by the coding sequence ATGAGGAATTTTCAAGCCGCGTTGGAAGATTGCAATCTGCTGGATTTGGGTTTTACTGGGCCAACTTTTACTTGGACGAATGGGAGAAGTGGTCGTGAGTTATCTTTGGAGCGTCTGGACAGGGCAGTAGCTAACCCTGAATGGTGCCAGCTCTTTGATGCGGTGGATGTCCAAGTTCTTCCCAGGTGCTTCTCTGATCATAACCCTCTACTTGTGTCTATTTCTAATTCACAACATGTTAAATGGAGAAAGAGCAGACAGTTCCGCTTTGAAGCTTCGTGGGTGGCACACAAAGAACACAAACCTTTGATTAAACAAGTCTGGCGAGTCAAAGCCCCTGTTCGTGACAAGTGGCGGAGGATAATTAGTAAGCTGGAGGGATGTAGGAAATCACTTCAACATTGGGCTAGAAAACAAGGGGATCAAGTGGAGGGGAAGATACAAGAGAAGTTAAAGAACCTGCAAGCCCTTCAACAATTTTCTGAACCGAGCAGAGCAGAGGAGGAAAAAGTTCTCAAAGATGAACTGAATATTCTTTTAGAAGAGGAGGACCTGAAATGGCGTCAAAGATCAAAAGAAAATTGGCTCAGGAATGGGGACAGGAATACCAAGTACTTCCATGCGTGTGCCTCTCAGCGCAACAGGAGGAACCAAATTCAGTAG
- the LOC133861833 gene encoding glycine-rich protein DC7.1-like: MGSKAFPLLGLLLAVIVLLIISSEVAAKDLAQTSFYPKNVEATKESNDGDDARDYEFDYHSGLGGKHSCENGCCNYNYESGGRCRRCCP, translated from the exons ATGGGATCCAAGGCTTTTCCTTTGCTAGGTCTTTTGTTGGCAGTCATTGTTCTTCTCATCATCTCTTCGGAGGTGGCAGCGAAGGACCTGGCTCAGACTTCCTTCTACCCGAAAAATG TGGAGGCCACCAAAGAGTCCAATGATGGAGATGATGCACGAGACTATGAATTTGACTACCACAGTGGACTTGGCGGAAAACATTCCTGCGAGAATGGTTGTTGTAATTATAACTATGAAAGTGGCGGGCGCTGCCGTAGATGCTGCCCTTAA
- the LOC133861246 gene encoding ankyrin repeat-containing protein BDA1-like, producing the protein MDPRLVEAVRKGNVIELQKLLQEDHLVLERGSVAVYPETVLHIAAMGGQTDLVRELLKLKPDFATRLDKDGFSAIHIASANDFVETVRELLKFSRELARLNSSDGRTSLHCAAVTGRLHVIRELLGFYPGCIGDVTLRGETALHLAVKYNQFEAFKAMFDMLRQLNIHEILSAGDDDGNTVLHLAVARKQSQTVKLLLGGDGSQQEAAGVNVTNKSRFTALDVSDVVLVQEMVGEPTNFMVRDLLLRAGALRGSEVEDFDTYAQVHHKQISVTALPPQTLWQFLLHDISLLNPWRIWKTLTEEVKKSPSQTQNALLVVAVLIATITYQAILSPPNGFYSGTDYSAAKISDNLQEFIPFMVPTSIGFFASLAVIILVMDGFPLKALLGIAVRCMAASYICGLLLIGPTGLNASHWAMTIIGIMVFMDLFRFGYWLVKRWSKEIRNRRRM; encoded by the exons atggatccCCGGTTGGTGGAGGCAGTGCGAAAAGGAAACGTCATTGAACTACAGAAATTACTTCAAGAGGACCACCTCGTACTTGAGAGAGGTTCAGTGGCAGTGTACCCTGAGACTGTCCTACACATTGCAGCCATGGGTGGGCAAACAGACCTTGTGAGGGAGCTACTGAAGCTTAAACCAGATTTTGCCACCAGACTGGACAAGGACGGGTTTAGCGCAATACACATAGCCTCCGCCAATGATTTTGTGGAAACAGTGAGAGAGCTACTGAAGTTTAGCCGTGAGCTTGCCCGTCTTAACAGCAGCGATGGAAGGACTTCCCTTCATTGTGCAGCTGTAACTGGGAGGCTTCATGTCATTAGGGAATTGCTCGGCTTTTATCCCGGCTGTATCGGAGACGTGACTCTAAGAGGCGAGACTGCGCTTCACCTAGCCGTGAAGTATAACCAATTTGAGGCCTTCAAAGCCATGTTTGATATGCTCAGGCAGCTTAACATACACGAAATTCTGAGTGCTGGGGATGATGATGGCAACACTGTCTTACACCTTGCAGTTGCTAGGAAGCAGAGTCAG ACAGTGAAATTGCTACTTGGTGGTGATGGTAGCCAACAAGAAGCAGCCGGTGTGAATGTGACCAACAAGAGTCGCTTCACTGCTTTGGATGTGTCTGATGTCGTACTCGTACAGGAAATGGTGGGTGAACCCACTAATTTCATGGTCAGGGATTTGCTTCTGCGCGCAGGAGCCTTAAGAGGGTCAGAAGTTGAAGACTTTGACACTTATGCTCAAGTTCATCACAAGCAGATCTCGGTGACGGCTCTGCCTCCCCAGACTCTCTGGCAGTTCTTATTACATGATATTTCACTTCTAAACCCTTGGAGAATTTGGAAAACGTTAACAGAGGAAGTGAAAAAGTCACCATCACAAACTCAAAATGCTTTGCTGGTTGTGGCTGTACTTATCGCAACTATAACCTACCAAGCCATACTAAGTCCTCCCAATGGCTTTTATAGCGGCACAGATTACTCTGCTGCTAAAATATCAGACAATTTACAAGAATTCATTCCATTCATGGTTCCCACTTCTATTGGGTTTTTTGCATCGCTTGCCGTGATTATTTTGGTTATGGATGGGTTTCCACTCAAAGCATTGTTGGGGATCGCTGTGCGTTGCATGGCTGCAAGTTATATTTGCGGGCTTTTGTTGATTGGACCTACTGGTTTAAATGCTTCTCATTGGGCAATGACAATAATAGGAATAATGGTCTTCATGGACTTATTTCGCTTCGGCTACTGGTTAGTCAAGAGATGGTccaaagaaattagaaacagaAGAAGAATGTAA
- the LOC133859412 gene encoding glycine-rich protein DC7.1-like, giving the protein MGSNSKAFLLLGLLLAIVLLDSSEVSARDLAKTSSDQGKVDATKEANGVDDTKYGEFGGKPAGGYGGYIGGGYGGYQGGPSRDPRILSGGNGGRHPCPVEGSGHCSPPGAETEAKLQN; this is encoded by the exons ATGGGTTCCAACTCCAAGGCCTTTCTTTTGCTAGGTCTTTTGTTAGCTATTGTTCTTCTCGACTCTTCGGAGGTGTCAGCGAGAGACCTGGCTAAGACTTCCTCTGACCAGGGAAAAG TGGATGCTACCAAAGAGGCCAATGGAGTAGATGATACCAAATATGGTGAATTTGGCGGAAAACCTGCTGGCGGATATGGAGGATACATAGGTGGTGGATATGGGGGATACCAAGGTGGACCCTCTCGAGATCCTAGAATTCTTTCAGGTGGGAACGGCGGCAGACATCCCTGCCCCGTCGAAGGTTCGGGGCATTGTTCCCCTCCTGGTGCAGAAACCGAAGCCAAGCTTCAAAACTAA
- the LOC133859420 gene encoding uncharacterized protein LOC133859420 produces the protein MNLCNTSSACLIAGTAATTCLFPGAVSGAIFILLTPRTLWQFLLHEISLLNPWRFWKTLTEEVKKSPSQTQNALLVVAVLIATITYQAIPSPPNGFYNGTDYSAAKISNNLQEFIPFMVPTSIGFFASLAVIILVMDGFPLKALLGIAVRCMAASYFCGLLLIGPTGLNASHWAMTIIGIMVLMDLFRFGYWLVKRWSKEIRNRRRM, from the exons ATGAATCTGTGCAATACAAG TTCTGCATGCTTGATTGCTGGAACTGCTGCTACTACATGCTTGTTTCCTGGAGCAGTTTCTGGTGCTATCTTTATATTGTTAACACCCCGGACTCTCTGGCAATTCTTATTGCATGAGATTTCACTTCTGAACCCTTGGAGATTTTGGAAAACGTTAACAGAGGAAGTGAAAAAGTCACCATCACAAACTCAAAATGCTTTGCTGGTTGTGGCTGTACTTATCGCAACTATAACCTACCAAGCCATACCAAGTCCTCCCAATGGCTTTTATAACGGCACAGATTACTCTGCTGCTAAAATATCAAACAATTTACAAGAATTCATTCCATTCATGGTTCCCACTTCAATTGGATTTTTTGCATCGCTTGCAGTGATTATTTTAGTTATGGATGGGTTTCCACTCAAAGCATTGTTGGGGATCGCTGTGCGTTGCATGGCTGCAAGTTATTTTTGCGGGCTTTTGTTGATTGGACCTACTGGTTTAAATGCTTCACACTGGGCAATGACAATAATAGGAATAATGGTCCTCATGGACTTATTTCGCTTCGGCTACTGGTTAGTCAAGAGATGGtccaaagaaattagaaatagaAGAAGAATGTAA